One genomic region from Polynucleobacter sp. MWH-P3-07-1 encodes:
- a CDS encoding ABC transporter ATP-binding protein — MSKINFENVSLCFNKPTNIKNTIKEGALKFILNFGKNYYKYNTYDVLMDINFSLSDGDRAVIIGKNGAGKSTLLRLIAGIYKPTSGRISHHGSITSLIEVGAGMNPELTGRENIILSGLISGFDIRELRSRENEIIDFADIGDFIDVPMKYYSTGMCYRLSFSLALMVRPDILVVDELFAGGDINFISKSTKRIEELKTESSIFIGVTHDLNYEKIFFNKIIYLKDNKISYVGGDIGGCLDRYQDESNL; from the coding sequence ATGTCAAAAATAAATTTCGAAAATGTATCGTTGTGCTTTAACAAGCCAACTAATATTAAAAATACAATAAAAGAAGGTGCTTTGAAATTTATTTTAAATTTTGGAAAAAATTACTATAAATATAATACATATGATGTATTAATGGATATTAATTTTTCACTATCTGACGGTGATCGTGCTGTCATAATCGGAAAAAATGGCGCAGGTAAAAGTACGTTACTTAGACTTATTGCGGGAATATATAAGCCAACAAGTGGGCGAATATCTCATCATGGCTCCATAACCTCTCTAATTGAGGTGGGTGCGGGCATGAACCCTGAGTTAACGGGGCGTGAAAATATTATACTTTCAGGATTGATTTCCGGCTTTGACATCCGGGAACTTCGCTCTCGCGAGAATGAAATAATTGATTTTGCGGATATTGGTGATTTTATTGATGTTCCAATGAAATACTACTCAACTGGCATGTGTTATCGATTATCTTTTTCTCTTGCCTTAATGGTGAGGCCTGATATTTTAGTAGTTGACGAATTATTTGCGGGTGGGGATATAAATTTTATCAGTAAATCAACAAAGCGAATTGAAGAGTTGAAAACTGAATCTTCTATTTTCATTGGGGTAACCCATGATTTAAATTATGAAAAGATTTTTTTTAATAAAATTATATACCTTAAAGATAATAAAATTTCATATGTAGGGGGTGACATTGGGGGCTGTTTAGACCGCTACCAAGATGAATCAAATTTATGA
- a CDS encoding DUF934 domain-containing protein has translation MSENPSIKESSIQVNSVLLYPKGGKPSIIANEWQVWNGIEAEASLAQINQDQKVLAPFQWWLSHGQAQAQDPDSEVTKRIQKKTIGVWFAADEDILKHHEVIEAGKPAWALVAADFPIFRDGRSFSTAALLRERFNWSGEIRAIGDVLIDQLVLGARSGFDSFALRADQNLDMALKQFDLFTVTSQNSWRDRRSQLNERLNGHLSS, from the coding sequence ATGAGTGAGAACCCATCAATTAAGGAATCTAGTATTCAAGTCAACAGCGTCTTGCTCTATCCCAAGGGTGGTAAACCCTCCATCATTGCCAATGAATGGCAAGTCTGGAATGGAATAGAAGCTGAAGCCAGCCTTGCTCAGATTAACCAAGACCAAAAGGTCTTAGCCCCTTTTCAGTGGTGGCTAAGTCATGGTCAAGCTCAAGCGCAAGATCCCGACTCAGAAGTTACTAAACGCATTCAAAAGAAGACTATCGGGGTTTGGTTTGCTGCCGATGAGGACATTCTGAAGCATCATGAAGTGATTGAGGCAGGTAAACCTGCATGGGCATTAGTAGCGGCGGACTTTCCAATCTTTAGAGACGGTAGGAGCTTTAGTACTGCTGCTTTACTTCGTGAGCGCTTTAATTGGTCAGGTGAAATCCGCGCTATTGGCGATGTGCTGATTGATCAATTGGTTTTAGGGGCACGCTCAGGCTTTGATAGCTTTGCCTTACGTGCTGATCAGAACTTGGATATGGCCCTCAAGCAATTTGATCTCTTTACCGTAACGTCCCAGAACAGCTGGCGTGATAGGCGCAGTCAGCTAAATGAGCGACTCAATGGTCACCTAAGCTCGTAA
- a CDS encoding nitrite/sulfite reductase codes for MYKYDYIDQTLVNERVIQFKDQVDRRINGTLPEEEFRPLRLQNGLYHQRHAYMLRVAIPYGLLSSDQLRTLAHIADKYDRGYGHFTTRQNIQFNWIKLEESPAILADLAKVQMHAIQTSGNCIRNITSDAFAGVAADEYVDPRPVCELLRQWSTLHPEFAFLPRKFKFAVCGAKEDRTILLCHDVGISLKKNENGELVADIYAGGGMGRTPILGSLIKENLPWNVLPSYLTALLRVYNRFGRRDNIYKARIKILVKALGPEEFARQVEGEWASIKDGDDNFQQSEWDRVAKHFTKPTYKTAEQISTEDLIQSALENERTAFARWLERNVKAHQVPGYASVIFSLKPHGSVAPGDATTEQMLAIADLADQYSFGELRVTHEQNLVLADVEQAKLLELWHKAKAQNVVLPNIGLLTDIIACPGGDFCSLANAKSLPIAKAIQERFDDLDYLHDLGEISLNISGCINSCGHHHVGNIGVLGVDKDGKEWYQITLGGEQGNHASIGKVIGPSFGAEQIPDVMADIIDTFVKHRTADEPFIETYRRLGVMPFKEAAYLNRSKESTTGAVV; via the coding sequence ATGTACAAATACGACTATATCGACCAAACCCTGGTCAATGAGCGGGTTATTCAATTTAAAGACCAGGTGGACCGCCGCATCAACGGCACTTTGCCTGAGGAAGAGTTTCGGCCACTGCGCCTGCAAAATGGCTTGTATCACCAACGCCATGCTTATATGCTCAGAGTTGCCATTCCTTATGGTTTACTTAGCTCAGATCAGCTGCGAACCTTAGCCCATATTGCCGATAAATACGATCGTGGCTATGGTCACTTTACGACCCGTCAGAACATTCAATTTAATTGGATCAAGCTAGAAGAGTCGCCAGCGATTTTGGCTGACCTGGCTAAAGTGCAAATGCACGCCATTCAAACTTCAGGCAACTGTATTCGGAATATTACGAGCGATGCTTTTGCTGGAGTCGCCGCTGATGAATATGTCGATCCTCGCCCCGTTTGTGAATTACTCCGCCAATGGTCAACATTGCATCCCGAGTTTGCATTTCTGCCACGAAAATTTAAGTTTGCCGTGTGTGGCGCTAAAGAGGATCGTACGATCCTCTTGTGTCACGATGTGGGTATTTCACTGAAGAAAAATGAGAATGGCGAACTTGTAGCAGACATCTATGCTGGTGGCGGCATGGGCCGCACCCCCATCCTAGGCTCACTCATCAAAGAGAATCTGCCTTGGAATGTATTGCCATCTTATTTAACTGCTCTGCTGCGCGTTTACAACCGCTTTGGCAGACGCGACAATATTTACAAAGCTCGCATTAAGATTTTGGTCAAAGCCCTAGGTCCAGAAGAATTCGCACGCCAAGTTGAGGGTGAATGGGCAAGCATTAAAGACGGGGATGACAATTTCCAGCAATCGGAGTGGGATCGAGTTGCTAAGCACTTTACCAAGCCTACTTACAAAACTGCAGAACAAATTAGTACTGAAGATCTCATCCAAAGTGCTCTTGAGAATGAAAGAACCGCTTTTGCACGATGGTTAGAGCGCAACGTCAAAGCCCATCAAGTACCAGGCTACGCCAGTGTAATCTTCTCCCTCAAGCCCCATGGCTCTGTAGCACCGGGAGATGCCACCACTGAACAAATGCTAGCAATTGCTGATTTAGCTGACCAATATAGTTTTGGTGAACTGCGCGTCACGCATGAGCAAAACTTAGTGCTCGCTGATGTTGAGCAAGCTAAGCTTCTTGAGCTGTGGCACAAGGCTAAAGCACAAAATGTGGTACTGCCGAATATTGGACTGCTAACTGACATCATTGCTTGCCCTGGTGGCGACTTCTGCTCACTAGCCAATGCTAAATCACTCCCCATTGCGAAAGCGATTCAGGAACGCTTTGATGATCTGGATTACTTGCACGATCTAGGCGAGATCTCGCTCAATATCTCAGGGTGCATTAACTCTTGTGGTCATCACCACGTAGGCAATATTGGCGTACTGGGTGTCGATAAAGACGGTAAAGAGTGGTATCAAATTACTTTGGGTGGCGAGCAAGGTAATCATGCATCTATTGGTAAGGTGATTGGTCCTTCTTTTGGTGCCGAGCAAATCCCCGATGTGATGGCGGACATCATCGATACCTTTGTGAAGCATCGCACTGCTGATGAACCCTTTATCGAGACCTATCGCCGCTTGGGTGTAATGCCTTTTAAAGAAGCTGCCTATTTAAATAGATCTAAAGAAAGCACTACTGGAGCTGTTGTATGA
- a CDS encoding adenine phosphoribosyltransferase: MNLLDYLPIVEDFPKPGILFRYISPLLPDPAAFKYAIECLSTLFSSHEFTHIAGIESRGFIFGSAFSLYCQKPFILIRKPNKLPLATYSETYGLEYGSDSLQIQQSALPKEAKVLMVDDILATGGTILAAAKLIKKAGGKVSGAATIAQINTLDGESFLSKNGINIKTVLAL; the protein is encoded by the coding sequence ATGAATTTGCTTGATTATCTGCCAATTGTTGAAGATTTTCCTAAACCAGGGATTTTATTTCGCTACATCTCTCCGTTGCTACCGGATCCAGCTGCATTTAAGTATGCCATTGAATGCTTAAGTACACTTTTTAGCAGTCATGAATTTACACATATTGCAGGTATTGAATCCCGCGGATTTATCTTTGGTTCCGCTTTTTCCCTGTACTGCCAAAAGCCTTTTATTCTGATTCGTAAACCCAATAAATTACCTTTAGCCACCTATAGCGAAACCTATGGCCTAGAGTATGGATCAGACTCCCTCCAAATTCAGCAATCAGCCTTACCAAAAGAAGCCAAGGTACTTATGGTAGATGACATCTTAGCAACTGGTGGCACGATTTTGGCTGCCGCAAAACTCATTAAAAAGGCTGGTGGAAAGGTGTCTGGCGCCGCAACCATCGCTCAGATTAATACGCTTGATGGCGAAAGTTTTCTAAGTAAAAATGGGATTAATATCAAAACAGTTCTAGCGCTCTGA
- a CDS encoding IS3 family transposase gives MGLARSSYYERPRSKAKADEHVIEILNQVVAKNGRWGFRLCFDWMRNQGYEWNHKRVWRIYKEMGLNLPRRTKKRIPKMPRVPLIAPTQSNTMWALDFMYDTLHYGRPFRTLNVIDESNREILAIEIDISLPAARVVRTLEHLEEIHGLPQAIRLDNGSELRSAVFMGWCEEKGIELKFIQPGKPQQNAFIERFNKTYRHEVLNAYLFENLREVREITENWITIYNEERPHSSLGRISPRDYRAKAENNTLGMSA, from the coding sequence TTGGGGCTGGCCAGGTCATCGTATTACGAGCGCCCAAGGAGCAAAGCTAAAGCCGATGAGCATGTTATTGAAATACTTAATCAAGTAGTTGCCAAGAATGGGCGCTGGGGATTTAGATTATGTTTTGATTGGATGCGCAATCAGGGTTACGAGTGGAATCACAAGCGGGTATGGCGTATTTACAAGGAGATGGGCTTGAACTTGCCCAGAAGAACTAAGAAGCGCATCCCCAAGATGCCCAGAGTTCCGCTCATTGCGCCAACCCAGTCCAATACGATGTGGGCCTTAGATTTTATGTACGACACCTTGCATTACGGCAGGCCCTTTAGGACCCTGAACGTCATTGACGAATCCAACCGTGAGATCTTGGCTATTGAAATTGATATTAGTTTGCCAGCAGCCAGAGTAGTCAGAACATTGGAGCATCTGGAAGAGATCCATGGTTTACCTCAGGCGATACGTCTGGACAACGGGAGTGAACTGAGGTCTGCCGTGTTTATGGGTTGGTGCGAAGAAAAAGGGATTGAACTGAAATTTATACAACCGGGTAAGCCTCAACAAAATGCGTTTATTGAACGCTTTAATAAAACCTACCGTCATGAAGTACTCAACGCGTATTTATTTGAAAACCTCAGGGAGGTACGTGAAATTACAGAAAACTGGATCACGATTTACAACGAAGAAAGACCGCACAGCTCTCTTGGCAGAATATCGCCTAGAGACTATCGAGCAAAGGCAGAAAACAACACTTTAGGAATGTCGGCTTGA
- a CDS encoding calcium:proton antiporter — MANLLTSAWFNCFLFAALIGAVLSSVHHAEVIAHKTGEPYGSLVLALAVTVIEVSLIASMMLAGHEGSEFIARDAVFATVMIILNGVIGVCIFIGGRKHYEMGFRSDGAISSLSVLATLVTFTLVMPIVTTSTPGPDFTTSQLAFAGIASFVMYGGFLFFQSVSHRDYYLPQEKSQQHDESIHAEKPSNAKTFTSLGLLVICLIVVVGLAKALSPAIESGVKAAGLPKTIVGIVIALLVLLPESFAALRAAKANRLQSSLNLALGSALATIGLTIPAVAAIAIWFHLPLSLGISNLNITLLFLSIFVGGLTLSLGKTTALQGAVHLAIFFEYLFSSVVP; from the coding sequence GTGGCAAATTTGCTAACTTCTGCTTGGTTTAACTGCTTTCTCTTTGCAGCCCTCATTGGTGCTGTGCTCTCAAGCGTTCATCATGCTGAAGTGATTGCTCATAAGACAGGTGAACCATATGGCTCTCTAGTTTTAGCTTTGGCTGTCACTGTAATAGAGGTTTCCTTAATTGCTTCGATGATGCTTGCCGGTCATGAGGGCTCTGAATTTATTGCCCGAGATGCCGTTTTTGCAACGGTGATGATTATTCTTAATGGTGTGATTGGCGTCTGCATTTTTATAGGCGGCCGTAAACACTATGAAATGGGCTTTCGTAGTGATGGTGCAATTTCCTCTTTATCGGTACTCGCCACGCTGGTAACCTTTACACTGGTGATGCCCATTGTTACTACCAGCACTCCGGGGCCAGACTTCACCACTAGTCAACTTGCCTTTGCTGGTATTGCTAGCTTTGTGATGTATGGCGGCTTTTTATTCTTTCAATCGGTCTCACATCGCGATTACTACTTGCCGCAAGAAAAGAGCCAACAGCATGATGAAAGTATTCATGCTGAAAAGCCTAGCAATGCAAAAACCTTCACCAGCCTAGGCCTACTCGTCATTTGCTTAATCGTGGTTGTGGGGCTGGCAAAAGCACTTTCTCCTGCCATTGAATCCGGAGTTAAAGCAGCAGGACTGCCCAAAACTATTGTAGGTATTGTGATTGCATTATTGGTCTTACTCCCCGAGAGTTTTGCCGCATTACGTGCAGCAAAAGCCAATCGATTGCAAAGTAGTCTTAATCTTGCTCTTGGATCAGCACTTGCAACCATTGGCCTGACGATTCCAGCCGTTGCCGCAATTGCGATCTGGTTTCACTTGCCGCTCAGTCTGGGTATCAGCAATCTCAATATTACCCTGCTCTTTTTGAGCATCTTTGTTGGGGGACTTACCCTAAGTCTAGGCAAGACCACTGCACTTCAAGGCGCAGTGCACCTAGCAATCTTTTTTGAGTATTTGTTTTCGAGTGTTGTTCCCTAA
- a CDS encoding 5'-methylthioadenosine nucleosidase has product MTSEIVIITALDSELDKNSLPSGIDIIYSGIGKINAAIATLNAIHEFNPKYIVNFGTVGTVRPSIRGLIQIKTVLQRDMCAEPLAPRGKTPFCTRPAEYHSIGGKYICGTGDSFVTTRDPWLEEQKVDVVDMELFAIAAIAHESKVPWYSFKYITDDANESSGATWSEAVNHGEQLFLDVLKTKFL; this is encoded by the coding sequence ATGACCTCAGAAATTGTCATTATCACCGCTCTAGATAGCGAATTAGATAAAAACTCTCTTCCCAGTGGCATCGATATTATTTATAGCGGGATTGGAAAAATCAACGCTGCTATAGCTACCTTGAATGCGATCCATGAGTTTAACCCCAAATATATAGTGAATTTTGGAACTGTTGGCACAGTTAGGCCAAGCATCCGGGGACTCATTCAGATAAAAACAGTCTTGCAAAGAGATATGTGCGCAGAGCCTCTAGCTCCTAGAGGTAAAACCCCTTTTTGTACTCGACCAGCGGAATATCATTCAATAGGTGGAAAGTATATTTGTGGCACTGGTGATAGCTTTGTGACGACTAGAGATCCATGGCTTGAAGAGCAAAAGGTTGATGTGGTGGATATGGAACTATTTGCAATTGCAGCCATAGCTCATGAGAGTAAAGTTCCTTGGTATTCATTTAAATACATTACCGATGATGCCAATGAATCTTCTGGAGCCACCTGGAGTGAGGCGGTAAATCATGGAGAGCAGTTATTTTTAGATGTATTGAAGACTAAATTTTTATAA
- the cobA gene encoding uroporphyrinogen-III C-methyltransferase, with the protein MSILGTVYLVGAGPGAADLITIRGAKLLAKADIVFHDALVDEGMLALCPNAIKVPVGKRCGKLSSAQEFINKRLVDAAHKYQIIVRLKGGDPMLFGRADEEITALSNAGISFEIVPGITAALAGAASLGKSLTLRGVSRSVAFITLAQASESAETEQKQPIPNPSADTLVYYMGRKDAAKIAKQLIDSNPNHKDDTPVHILEAVSTTKERHWESNLIALAEGKADHWFDPSSPALILIGQALETIKAVQTIDANLQYLGTKVDDGLQDGLILSNGRRSA; encoded by the coding sequence ATGTCTATATTAGGAACTGTTTATCTGGTGGGTGCTGGCCCTGGAGCGGCTGATCTGATTACGATTAGAGGCGCCAAGCTTTTGGCTAAAGCCGATATTGTGTTTCATGATGCTTTGGTCGACGAAGGGATGTTAGCTCTTTGCCCAAATGCGATTAAGGTTCCCGTAGGTAAACGTTGCGGAAAACTGTCTTCTGCTCAAGAATTTATCAATAAGCGTTTAGTCGATGCTGCGCACAAGTATCAAATTATCGTCAGACTTAAAGGTGGTGATCCTATGCTCTTTGGCAGAGCTGATGAAGAAATCACTGCTCTATCTAATGCGGGTATTTCATTTGAAATCGTACCTGGAATTACTGCAGCATTAGCAGGTGCTGCTAGTCTAGGTAAATCGCTTACTCTGCGGGGCGTCTCAAGAAGTGTGGCATTTATAACTCTGGCGCAAGCTAGCGAGAGCGCGGAGACGGAGCAGAAGCAACCGATTCCTAATCCGAGTGCCGATACCTTGGTCTATTACATGGGGCGCAAGGATGCAGCCAAAATTGCCAAGCAATTGATTGACTCAAACCCGAATCACAAAGATGATACGCCAGTCCATATTCTTGAGGCAGTTTCCACTACAAAAGAGCGTCATTGGGAAAGTAATTTAATTGCACTAGCCGAGGGTAAAGCCGATCACTGGTTTGATCCTAGCTCGCCTGCATTGATTCTGATTGGCCAAGCTCTAGAAACGATAAAAGCAGTACAAACAATAGATGCCAATTTACAGTACCTTGGCACCAAAGTCGATGATGGCTTGCAGGACGGCCTCATCCTCTCCAACGGCAGGCGTAGCGCTTAA
- a CDS encoding sirohydrochlorin chelatase: protein MKAIILFGHGARDTRWREPFDRLVALWRNQQGQTPVELAFLEMMQPSLSEAIAKLTAVGASEIIVVPVFFGQGGHLRNDFPKLLEECRSQYPNIALSATPAVGEDEAVLQAIIDFGAKVL, encoded by the coding sequence ATGAAAGCCATCATCCTCTTTGGCCACGGTGCCCGTGATACTCGCTGGCGTGAGCCTTTTGACCGCCTAGTTGCCCTCTGGCGTAACCAGCAGGGCCAGACTCCAGTCGAGTTGGCTTTCCTAGAAATGATGCAACCATCCTTATCCGAGGCCATTGCTAAGTTAACTGCTGTAGGAGCTTCTGAAATTATTGTCGTGCCAGTGTTCTTCGGCCAGGGTGGCCATCTGCGTAACGACTTTCCTAAACTACTTGAAGAGTGCCGTAGTCAATATCCCAACATTGCTTTAAGCGCTACGCCTGCCGTTGGAGAGGATGAGGCCGTCCTGCAAGCCATCATCGACTTTGGTGCCAAGGTACTGTAA
- a CDS encoding ABC transporter permease codes for MNINDLRIAEIMIKSNLKIRYKRTILGLFWSLLNPLLSVSFISLIWSALLGQTYSTYFLQLFPAYLSWQLFSSLLTGAAGSMTGNEGLIKKVPINLEIFLLVNLGNHLIDFFVSIFTLTLLVAIITFASSSLPDLGFLLATSSLVIFAYSAGMILSVLNVYYRDVGYLLGIALQILFFMTPVLYTKRMLVGDRTVADLVVSLNPLSYMVEFIRDGFSGNTTNYPVVILVLLCCILFYMFSKYIFSVYRSKIPLYL; via the coding sequence TTGAATATTAATGATTTAAGAATTGCTGAAATAATGATTAAGTCCAATCTTAAAATAAGATACAAGAGGACTATTTTGGGTTTATTCTGGTCACTGCTAAATCCACTGCTCTCAGTTTCATTTATATCACTAATATGGTCTGCACTTTTGGGGCAAACCTACTCTACATATTTTTTGCAGCTTTTTCCAGCATACTTGTCTTGGCAGTTATTCTCGAGCTTACTGACGGGGGCAGCAGGTTCCATGACTGGTAATGAAGGTTTAATTAAAAAGGTGCCTATTAATTTAGAAATATTTCTTCTCGTAAATCTTGGAAATCATTTAATAGATTTTTTTGTGTCAATATTCACCTTAACATTATTAGTGGCGATTATTACTTTTGCATCCAGCAGCCTACCTGACCTTGGTTTTTTATTAGCCACATCAAGTTTAGTAATTTTTGCTTACAGTGCTGGCATGATTTTATCCGTCTTAAACGTTTATTACAGAGATGTGGGATATTTGCTTGGCATCGCGCTTCAAATACTTTTTTTTATGACTCCAGTTCTGTATACAAAAAGAATGTTGGTTGGCGATCGCACTGTGGCAGATTTAGTTGTATCACTCAATCCCCTTAGTTATATGGTAGAGTTTATTCGCGATGGTTTTTCAGGAAACACCACGAATTATCCAGTGGTTATTTTAGTATTATTGTGCTGCATATTATTTTATATGTTTTCAAAGTATATATTTTCTGTATACCGAAGCAAAATTCCCCTATATTTATAA
- a CDS encoding DUF563 domain-containing protein yields the protein MENKLLSLYQHCRKKIVFLGKETYRNKFAKYSLARIVRNTIKLELRRNLNEFSILFPKLTLFYKLTFCRVSKHKKIGINSFVRVKNLSVSTLFNEYKYDPSPFCAEPAIYEGLYSIELDTGYFPKVVAFTVSSGFILGGSDFIFTEQYCVHSDLLDWKREALFAVTNNVVIDYGDSILVPSKGDILEIESGIHLVNGLNGNFAHFLTETLPKLSGFILSGLYKNQPILIDAGLHKNIYEAIELLVGQSIHIIKVKIGQKIVCQNLTIVSPTAHVIYNHLEVDLSKPLVFSDSYYNVNAIKAMSNHLIQCLGDFENKSENRKIIFFDRTVEGRKLINREDLISTLVSRSVVIMDPLQISFREQIFLLNNCEVFITQVGASLVSVLFLKVDAKVLTYAGWAGNGGNCHFFINLRDDLKNPIKFLIFPPLAESHSHVHKDFYMDIGLFNTCFNACAVDELI from the coding sequence ATGGAGAATAAATTATTGAGTCTATATCAGCATTGCCGAAAAAAAATAGTATTTTTAGGCAAAGAAACTTATAGAAATAAGTTTGCAAAGTATAGTTTAGCTAGGATCGTGAGAAATACAATCAAGCTAGAACTTAGAAGAAATTTAAATGAATTTTCAATTCTTTTTCCAAAACTTACGCTTTTTTACAAATTAACTTTTTGCCGTGTCTCAAAACATAAAAAAATTGGTATAAATTCTTTTGTAAGAGTAAAAAATTTATCAGTTAGCACGCTATTTAATGAGTATAAATATGATCCCAGCCCTTTTTGTGCTGAGCCCGCGATCTATGAAGGACTCTATTCAATTGAGCTTGATACTGGTTACTTCCCAAAGGTTGTAGCATTCACTGTCTCATCCGGATTCATTTTAGGCGGATCAGATTTTATCTTTACTGAGCAATACTGCGTTCATTCTGATCTATTGGATTGGAAGAGGGAGGCTCTGTTTGCAGTCACTAATAACGTGGTGATTGATTACGGGGATTCAATCTTAGTGCCTTCTAAAGGGGATATATTGGAGATTGAGAGCGGGATACATCTCGTCAATGGATTGAATGGAAACTTTGCGCATTTTTTGACTGAAACGCTTCCAAAATTGAGCGGTTTTATTCTCTCTGGCTTATATAAGAATCAGCCTATTCTTATAGATGCTGGGCTTCATAAAAATATTTATGAAGCAATTGAATTGTTGGTAGGGCAATCTATTCATATTATCAAAGTAAAAATTGGACAAAAAATTGTTTGCCAGAATTTAACTATAGTGTCGCCTACTGCACATGTTATCTATAATCACTTAGAAGTAGATTTATCTAAACCCCTAGTTTTTTCAGATAGTTATTACAATGTTAATGCTATTAAGGCAATGTCTAACCATCTAATTCAATGTCTTGGAGATTTTGAAAATAAATCAGAAAATCGCAAAATCATTTTTTTTGATAGAACTGTAGAGGGTCGAAAATTAATTAATCGAGAAGATCTCATTAGCACTCTAGTATCAAGGTCGGTTGTCATCATGGACCCCCTTCAGATTTCTTTCCGGGAGCAGATCTTTCTATTAAATAATTGTGAGGTTTTCATAACACAAGTGGGCGCTTCGCTTGTGTCTGTGTTATTTTTAAAGGTTGACGCAAAAGTTTTAACTTATGCGGGTTGGGCGGGAAATGGCGGAAATTGCCATTTCTTTATAAACCTTAGAGATGACCTCAAAAATCCAATTAAATTTTTGATATTTCCCCCACTTGCTGAATCACATTCACACGTTCACAAAGATTTTTACATGGATATTGGTTTATTTAATACTTGTTTTAATGCTTGTGCTGTTGATGAGTTGATTTAG